In Papaver somniferum cultivar HN1 chromosome 1, ASM357369v1, whole genome shotgun sequence, a genomic segment contains:
- the LOC113326156 gene encoding uncharacterized protein LOC113326156, which translates to MGIISSGFKFILGTGFGIYIAQNYNVPNIKKLANTGIFMAKHFEENYRKPKKRGEDDEY; encoded by the coding sequence ATGGGGATAATCAGCAGTGGATTTAAGTTCATACTTGGTACAGGATTTGGGATTTATATTGCTCAGAATTACAATGTTCCAAATATCAAAAAGCTTGCAAACACTGGGATTTTTATGGCTaaacattttgaagagaattacaGGAAGCCAAAGAAGAGGGGAGAAGACGATGAATATTAG